The following are encoded in a window of Sminthopsis crassicaudata isolate SCR6 chromosome 5, ASM4859323v1, whole genome shotgun sequence genomic DNA:
- the MBD6 gene encoding methyl-CpG-binding domain protein 6, translating into MNGGNESSEADRAGGPGASPVPIGWQRCVREGAVLYVSPSGTELSSLEQTRSYLLSDGTCKCGLECPLNVPKVFNFDPLALVTPGGAGVGPAAEEDMTKLCNHRRKAVAMATLYRSMETTCSHPSPGGGASPQLFHTVSPGPPTAHPPCRAPPIAPLNGGPCTLPPEPLSASPQPFPPLSGPGGVFPPPRPPDPGTPGGSNSPCFLPRGNAPSPAPPPPPAVSLNASPYIWGTALRPSLVPPDLGSPPAPLVSSSPPTGSGEHPLDPPFHCSDALTPSPLPPSNNLPGSCGPPTQPPVSSASMHLPLPLVLGPLGGGPMVEGTGAPPFLASSLLSAAAKAQRPSLPPPSTLQGRRLRAQAPPPPHQPSPRSQRRPRRPPTVLRLLEGGGPLIPRRTRPRAPAPPSFPHSEPSNPILPSVLSLLGLSTPPHSDGSFNLSGSDVPLPPTLPLSSGSPPQPMHPIQPSLPGTSSGSLSSMPGAPAPPAATKAPPVPSPVLRSTPEGMGPSCPLPSLGGGEAFPFPSPEQGLALGGAGFPGLLGALPLPLSLGQPPPPPLLSHSLLGVLAGGGGQPPPEPFLPPPGGPGPPLAPGDPEGPSLLVASLLPPPSSDLLPPAPAPPSNLLASLLPLLALGPPSGDGEGPGEVAGGPSGESFPGLGDLPPLLFPPLSAPPALIALNSALLAASLDSPAGNPSQPCVLSTPQPGPPTSSVTTATTDPGASSLGKAPSTSGRTPPLLSPLLSASLLGDLSSMTSSPGTLPSLLTPPGPLFPGQLGLQLLPGGGAPPPLSGASSPLTCLLQSLQLPTEQPEAPCLPPESPSPTVEPEPARPPLSALAPPQGFPDPPAPELLTGRGSGKRGRRGGGGSRGINGETRPGRGRKPGSRREPSRLALRWGGRGGFNGQMERSPRGPHWQHNGELAEGGTEPKDLPTPVPQPDELKVPPGGVRKSRRGRRRKNNPSRTSSSSRQITLESSHMAGVAVPLPPRPRPGRPAKNKRRKLAP; encoded by the exons ATGAATGGGGGCAATGAGAGCAGCGAAGCAGACAGAGCTGGGGGCCCTGGGGCCTCCCCTGTCCCTATTGGCTGGCAGCGCTGTGTGCGGGAGGGTGCCGTGCTCTATGTCAG TCCAAGTGGCACAGAGCTGTCTTCCCTGGAGCAAACCCGGAGCTACCTCCTCAGTGATGGGACCTGCAAGTGCGGCCTGGAGTGTCCACTCAATGTCCCCAAG GTTTTCAACTTTGACCCCTTGGCCCTGGTGACCCCGGGCGGGGCAGGGGTGGGGCCGGCAGCTGAGGAGGACATGACCAAGCTGTGCAACCACAGGCGGAAAGCTGTCGCCATGGCAACGCTATACAGAAGCATGGAGACCACCTGTTCACACCCCTCCCCTG GAGGGGGAGCAAGCCCCCAACTGTTCCACACTGTGTCCCCAGGTCCCCCGACTGCCCATCCCCCTTGCCGAGCCCCTCCCATAGCCCCACTTAATGGGGGACCCTGTACTCTACCCCCAGAGCCACTCTCTGCATCTCCTCAGCCCTTTCCCCCCTTATCAGGCCCTGGGGGTGTCTTTCCACCCCCAAGGCCCCCTGACCCAGGTACCCCAGGGGGCAGCAACAGCCCCTGCTTCCTTCCGAGGGGCAAtgccccctccccagccccacccccaccccctgctGTCAGTCTCAATGCCTCCCCATACATCTGGGGGACTGCCCTCAGACCCAGCCTGGTCCCTCCAGATCTGGGTTCTCCTCCTGCaccccttgtttcctcttcaccACCCACGGGGAGTGGCGAGCACCCTCTGGATCCCCCTTTCCACTGCAGTGATGCCTTAACGCCCTCTCCCCTGCCTCCAAGCAATAATCTCCCTGGCTCTTGTGGACCCCCCACTCAGCCACCAGTGTCTTCAGCCTCTATGCACCTGCCCTTGCCCTTGGTCCTGGGGCCTCTGGGAGGGGGTCCCATGGTAGAGGGGACTGGGGCACCCCCATTCCTCGCCAGCAGCCTACTCTCTGCAGCAGCCAAGGCACAGCGCCCCTCACTGCCTCCCCCCAGCACTTTACAGGGCCGAAGGCTTCGAGCCCAGGCGCCTCCTCCTCCCCATCAGCCCTCACCCCGTTCCCAACGCCGCCCCCGCAGGCCTCCAACTGTTCTGCGATTGCTAGAAGGGGGAGGGCCTTTGATACCCCGGAGGACCCGCCCTCGTGCCCCTGCCCCACCATCTTTCCCTCACTCTGAACCATCTAACCCAATCCTTCCCTCTGTGCTATCCCTGCTGGGACTCTCTACCCCTCCCCATTCCGATGGAAGCTTTAACCTTTCGGGGTCTGATGTGccccttcccccaacccttcccctctcctcaggGAGCCCCCCCCAACCCATGCACCCCATCCAGCCCTCCTTACCTGGGACTAGCAGTGGCAGCCTCAGCAGCATGCCAG gtGCCCCTGCCCCTCCAGCCGCCACCAAAGCCCCCCCGGTTCCCAGCCCTGTCCTTCGAAGCACCCCTGAAGGGATGGGTCCAAGCTgccctcttccttcccttggTGGAGGGGAGGCCTTCCCCTTTCCCAGCCCAGAGCAGGGCTTGGCATTGGGTGGAGCAGGCTTTCCAGGACTACTTGGGGCCCTGCCTCTTCCTTTGAGTTTGGGGCAGCCTCCTCCCCCTCCATTGCTTAGCCACAGTTTGTTGGGTGTgttggctgggggtggggggcagcCTCCCCCTGAGCCCTTCCTGCCTCCTCCTGGGGGTCCGGGCCCTCCCCTGGCCCCCGGCGATCCCGAGGGACCATCACTTTTGGTGGCTTCCTTGCTCCCACCGCCCTCCTCGGACCTACTACCCCCTGCTCCAGCCCCTCCCAGCAACCTCCTTGCCTCACTTCTACCCCTACTGGCTTTGGGTCCTCCatcaggggatggggaaggacCTGGGGAGGTGGCTGGGGGTCCAAGTGGGGAGTCATTTCCAGGTTTGGGAGACCTGCCCCCCCTGCTGTTTCCCCCCCTCTCAGCCCCACCTGCCCTCATAGCTTTAAATTCTGCGCTGCTGGCTGCCAGCCTGGACTCCCCTGCAGGGAACCCCTCCCAG CCCTGTGTTCTGAGCACCCCTCAACCTGGACCACCTACCTCCAGCGTCACCACGGCAACTACTGACCCCGGGGCCTCCTCTCTGGGCAAGGCCCCTTCCACCTCAGGGAGAACCCCCCCACTCCTCAGCCCTCTGCTGAGCGCCAGCCTGCTGG GTGACTTGTCTTCGATGACTAGCAGCCCTGGGACCCTTCCCAGCCTGCTGACCCCTCCAGGACCTCTTTTCCCTGGCCAGCTTGGGCTCCAGCTCCTCCCTGGGGGAGGTGCCCCCCCACCTCTCTCTGGGGCTTCCAGCCCCTTGACCTGCTTGTTGCAGAGTCTCCAG CTCCCCACTGAGCAACCAGAAGCTCCCTGCCTGCCCCCTGAGAGTCCCAGCCCAACTGTTGAACCGGAGCCTGCCCGGCCCCCCCTCAGTGCCTTAGCCCCACCCCAGGGTTTCCCTGACCCTCCAGCTCCTGAGTTGTTGACTGGGAGGGGGTCAGGAAAGCGGGGACGGCGGGGAGGTGGGGGATCAAGGGGCATTAATGGGGAGACTAGACCAGGCCGGGGCCGAAAGCCTGGTAGCCGGAGAGAGCCTAGTCGACTGGCCCTTAGGTGGGGAGGACGAGGTGGTTTCAATGGACAGATGGAACGGTCCCCCCGAGGTCCCCACTGGCAGCATAATGGGGAGTTGGCTGAAGGGGGGACTGAGCCCAAAGACCTACCCACTCCCGTGCCCCAGCCAGATGAGCTCAAG GTGCCCCCTGGGGGAGTTAGAAAGTCTCGTAggggcaggaggaggaagaacaa
- the DDIT3 gene encoding DNA damage-inducible transcript 3 protein, whose product MAAESLPFSFGTLSSWELEAWYEDLQEVLSSEENGGAYVQPPETEQEELKTFTNLDSASLVWLAEEPGPGGITNNGQSPCSPESSQSSLAQEEEEDQGERGRKRKWRNSEQSPARSRKQSVKEKEQENERKVARLAAENERLKREIERLTQEVDMTRQALIDRMVSLPRS is encoded by the exons ATGGCAGCTGAATCACTGCCCTTCTCCTTTGGGACACTGTCTAGCTGGGAGCTAGAGGCCTGGTATGAGGACCTGCAAGAGGTGCTGTCCTCTGAAGAGAACGGAGGAGCATATGTCCAACCCCCTGAAACAGAACAG gAAGAACTGAAAACCTTTACCAATCTGGACTCAGCCTCCCTGGTGTGGCTAGCTGAGGAGCCTGGGCCAGGGGGAATTACAAACAATGGCCAGAGCCCTTGCTCTCCTGAATCCAGCCAGAGCTCACTGGcccaggaagaagaggaggaccAGGGGGAacgaggaagaaagagaaagtggagGAACAGTGAGCAGTCCCCAGCTAGAAGTCGGAAGCAGAGtgtgaaagaaaaggaacaggAGAATGAACGGAAAGTGGCCCGTCTGGCTGCTGAAAATGAGCGCCTGAAGAGAGAGATCGAGCGATTGACCCAGGAGGTAGACATGACCCGCCAGGCCCTAATTGACCGAATGGTCAGCTTGCCCCGATCATGA